A DNA window from Mus pahari chromosome 13, PAHARI_EIJ_v1.1, whole genome shotgun sequence contains the following coding sequences:
- the Msantd1 gene encoding myb/SANT-like DNA-binding domain-containing protein 1 isoform X1: MVRWPGLRPCLSAILNPAGASNMAAAEVPGYLVSPQTEKHRRARNWTDAEMRGLMLVWEEFFDELKQTKRNAKVYEKMASKLFEMTGERRLGEEIKIKITNMTFQYRKLKCMTDSESVPPDWPYYLAIDRILAKVPESCEGKLPDGQQPGPSTSQTEASLSPSAKSTPLYLPYTQCSYEGRFEDDRSDSSSSLLSLKFRSEERPVKKRKMRSCHLQKKKLRLLEAMLEEQRRLSRAMEETCREVRRVLDQQNILQVQSLQLQERMMSLLEKIIAKSNV; encoded by the exons ATGGTGCGCTGGCCAGGCCTGAGGCCCTGCCTGAGTGCCATCCTTAACCCTGCAGGTGCCTCCAACATGGCAGCAGCCGAAGTGCCTGGCTACCTTGTGTCTCCTCAGACCGAGAAGCATCGGCGGGCCCGCAACTGGACAGATGCGGAGATGCGCGGCCTCATGCTGGTCTGGGAGGAGTTCTTCGATGAGCTCAAGCAAACCAAGCGCAATGCCAAGGTGTACGAGAAGATGGCCAGCAAGCTCTTTGAGATGACTGGGGAGCGCCGGCTAGGCGAGGAGATCAAGATCAAAATCACCAATATGACCTTCCAGTACAG GAAATTAAAATGCATGACAGATAGCGAGTCCGTCCCGCCGGACTGGCCCTATTACCTAGCCATTGATAGGATTCTGGCCAAGGTCCCTGAGTCCTGTGAGGGCAAACTGCCGGATGGCCAGCAGCCGGGGCCCTCCACGTCCCAGACCGAGGCGTCCCTGTCGCCGTCTGCTAAGTCCACCCCTCTGTACTTACCGTATACCCAGTGCTCCTATGAAGGCCGCTTCGAGGACGATCGCTCCGACAGCTCCTCCAGCTTACTGTCCCTTAAGTTCAG ATCAGAGGAACGCCCCGTGAAAAAACGCAAGATGCGGAGCTGTCACCTACAGAAAAAGAAGCTGCGACTGCTGGAGGCCATGCTGGAGGAGCAGCGCCGGCTGAGCCGTGCCATGGAGGAGACATGCCGAGAGGTGCGCCGTGTGCTGGACCAGCAGAACATCCTGCAGGTCCAGAGCCTGCAGCTGCAGGAGCGAATGATGAGCCTGCTGGAGAAGATCATCGCCAAGTCCAACGTCTAG
- the Msantd1 gene encoding myb/SANT-like DNA-binding domain-containing protein 1 isoform X2, translating into MVRWPGLRPCLSAILNPAGASNMAAAEVPGYLVSPQTEKHRRARNWTDAEMRGLMLVWEEFFDELKQTKRNAKVYEKMASKLFEMTGERRLGEEIKIKITNMTFQYRSEERPVKKRKMRSCHLQKKKLRLLEAMLEEQRRLSRAMEETCREVRRVLDQQNILQVQSLQLQERMMSLLEKIIAKSNV; encoded by the exons ATGGTGCGCTGGCCAGGCCTGAGGCCCTGCCTGAGTGCCATCCTTAACCCTGCAGGTGCCTCCAACATGGCAGCAGCCGAAGTGCCTGGCTACCTTGTGTCTCCTCAGACCGAGAAGCATCGGCGGGCCCGCAACTGGACAGATGCGGAGATGCGCGGCCTCATGCTGGTCTGGGAGGAGTTCTTCGATGAGCTCAAGCAAACCAAGCGCAATGCCAAGGTGTACGAGAAGATGGCCAGCAAGCTCTTTGAGATGACTGGGGAGCGCCGGCTAGGCGAGGAGATCAAGATCAAAATCACCAATATGACCTTCCAGTACAG ATCAGAGGAACGCCCCGTGAAAAAACGCAAGATGCGGAGCTGTCACCTACAGAAAAAGAAGCTGCGACTGCTGGAGGCCATGCTGGAGGAGCAGCGCCGGCTGAGCCGTGCCATGGAGGAGACATGCCGAGAGGTGCGCCGTGTGCTGGACCAGCAGAACATCCTGCAGGTCCAGAGCCTGCAGCTGCAGGAGCGAATGATGAGCCTGCTGGAGAAGATCATCGCCAAGTCCAACGTCTAG